Part of the Cuniculiplasma divulgatum genome, AGAACAAGAAAAAATGAGGTGTTGTATGTTCCCTGAGAAGATAGCATTGTTAAGGAAGAGAATGATGAATGAAGATATCCACTTGAGAATATCAATGCTACTGGAACAATGAGTATGGGTAAAAATTTTATTGGTGAAACCTTCTCACTTCCTGTCTTTGCCTTTTGGAACACCGGTATAAGTGAAAGACTGAAAAATAGAAGTATCAATAGATCAAAAACATATCCGATTGAGTTTGAGGATGCCCTGAAAAATATCAGTACATAGATATACCCAAAAAATACTGTGATCAGTAATGTGAGATTGAATCTCATTACCAACCAGCCTCCATTGCAAGTCTGTAGGCTGCTCTTCCCAGAGTTTCATTTACGGGGTCCCACTGTATCAGTCTTCCGGATGTACTGCTTAGTCTGTTTTTTGTTAGGTTATAGTTCTTCACTGAGAAGACCTTACTCAGTCTCGGATCTGTAAATTTGGCTGCAATGCTTTCTGCCCTTATATCCACTATTGTGGGGATAACCTTAAATCTTGAAAGATGTGAAGCTATGGTTTCTATTCTAGATAGATTTCCCCTCTCTAGGCTTGTCATGATCATGACGCTTGGTCTCGTTTCCATCATTATTCTTGTAAGTGAAGAGCCCAGCCCATTGAATTTTTCAGTAACCCACTTCGATTCAAGAAGTAGGAGACTGAGCCTTATCTGATTGAATGTGTCCATTCCCGAAGAGGGAAGAACATACTCATTTCTTTTCAGGTGATTTAGTTTAATAGGCCAGAAACCCACGTTGTAATTTTTAGAGAGCAGGTATTTAGAGCCAGAAAGAACAAGTGTTATGGCATATTCCAGTGGATTTTCAACACTCGAACCCCTTGACATGAAAGGAGAAACGTCCACGTAAAATATGAAATTCTTTAATCCCTCTCTTTCATAGACGTTTACCATTAAGTTTTCCTTGTAGGATGTCTTGGCAGAGCTCTTCCAGTTGATGGTTTT contains:
- a CDS encoding DUF58 domain-containing protein, translated to MNSIWNKQILILSIVSAFIAVAGIISTQKAIFGSLFMPVIFIFLLSYMERDLKLDIDYDIPKFLKVGDEYKIWVKISAKKGFGMLNMKLPTFPEMNIVDGTNVHLFFKGFHEREKTVDYTIVTTRRGIFNWTDILIEYQPVIGYKRKKLLKFPVDHNIEVDPQIKMLKKSQFQLKSNRVKPRNSVTRTGPPTHEFESIREYIPGDPFKTINWKSSAKTSYKENLMVNVYEREGLKNFIFYVDVSPFMSRGSSVENPLEYAITLVLSGSKYLLSKNYNVGFWPIKLNHLKRNEYVLPSSGMDTFNQIRLSLLLLESKWVTEKFNGLGSSLTRIMMETRPSVMIMTSLERGNLSRIETIASHLSRFKVIPTIVDIRAESIAAKFTDPRLSKVFSVKNYNLTKNRLSSTSGRLIQWDPVNETLGRAAYRLAMEAGW